In the genome of Helicovermis profundi, the window TATCACCAAGTGCAATACTTACAACAGGATAACCCATATAGCCTACGTTAGCAAAAATCAAGATATATTCAAACACATCTTTTTTTCTTCCATTTGCTTTAGTAACTTTTGTATATATTTTAGAAAAAATAATTGCAAATAAATATACCGCATATGAAATCCCAACTATATATGCACTATTTTTAAGTATTTCTGGAGTAAATTTTTGATTCATCGATGTAATTATAAAGGCTGGAAGTGTAACGTTTATTACTAAACTACTTATTTCTTTATTGATATTATTGGTAACAACTTTTAATTTTTTTATAACAAACCCTGATATTATTAATAAAAATAGTAGCATTATTTGATTAGATATAAGCGAAAACTGTGGATTCATTTTTAAACCTCATTTTTATAAATTATTTTAATTTTAATTCATCTTAAATATTATAACAAAATTTTATGAATATACAACGAAAAAAGCATTAACCACTCGAAGTAGTAAATGCTTTTTTTGTCTTCTAATTATTAACTCCAGCAAGTTCTAAAATAAATGATTTAACATGGTCTAATTTTTCACTGAGTTTTTCTTTTTCTTTCTCAACAATTGAGAAATAAAATTTTATCTTTGGTTCTGTACCTGATGGACGAATAGCTAGCCATGATCCATCTTTTAAAATAAATTTAAGTACATTTGATTTTGGAAGCGTTGTATGGTCAAATTTATAATCGATAAATTCATTAACTCTAAAACCTGCAATTAAATTTGGTTTAAGTTTTCTAAGCGTATCCATTATATTTGATATTTCCTCCATACCTTCTTTGCCTTCTAATTTAATAGAAACCAAATCTTCTTTATAAAATCCAAATTTAGTATATATATCATTTAATTTTTCAAGAAGTGATAAATTTTGAGATTTGTAGTATAAGGCCATTTCAACAATAAGAGCAGAAGCAACTACCGCATCTTTATCCCTTACATGTGTTCCTCTTAAATATCCATAACTTTCTTCATATCCAAAAATAAAAGTATGGTTATGTTTTTTTTCAAATTCAGTCATTTTTTCGCCAATAAACTTAAAGCCTGTTAAAGTACTAATATAGTCAATATTATAATAACTTGCTATAACTTTTCCAATTCCTGATGAAACAATCGTACTTACAACTGCTCCGTTTTTAGGAATATCATTTGAACTTTCTAATATATAGTTAAGAAGAAGCGCTCCCGTTTGATTACCATTAAGTGCAATATAATCACCATTATTAGATTTTGCTACAATACCAACTCTATCACAATCAGGATCAGTCGCTAAAAGTAAATCTGCATCGTTTTCTTTCGCATAGACTAAACTTAATTTAAAAGCACTGTATTCTTCTGGATTAGGTGATTTAACTGTTGTAAATTCCTTATCGGGTATCATTTGTTCTTTTACTTCAATTAAATTATTAAATCCAATTTCACTTAGTATTCTTTTTACAGGTCTTCCACCAGTACCGTGAAGTGGAGAGTATGTTATCTTTAATTTATCTCCATATTTTCTTACATATTCTAAATTTTTTAGATTCTTTTTAACTTCTTCTATAAAACTAGTATCTATAGTGTAATCAAGATATTCAAGCAATCCTTTATCAATTGCATCTTGTTCTTCCATTATTTTTATAGTTTTAAAATCAATAATTTCATTAACCCTGTTAATTACTTTATCAGCTTCAACTGGAATTAATTGACCACCATCTTCTCCGTAAATTTTGTATCCGTTATACTCTGGTGGATTATGACTTGCAGTAACAACTATACCTGCCTTTGCTTTAAGATATCTCACAGCATAAGATAATTCTGGAGTACTTCTAAGCTCTTTAAACAAATACGCTTTTATACCATTAGCAGCCATAACTCTAGCGGCTTCAAGTGCAAATTCGGGCGATTGATTTCTTGAATCATAAGCAATTGCTATACTTTTTTCTTCACTATATTTATTGTTAATATAATTTGCAAATCCCTGAGTAGCTTTTCTTATGATATATTTATTAATTCTATTCGTTCCCTCACCAATTTTTCCACGTATACCGCCTGTACCAAAATCAAGATATTTATAAAATCTATCTTCAATTTCTTTTTCATCACTAAGGTTCATAAGTTTTTCTTTAAATTCTTTATCAAAATAATCGCTATTAATCCATTCATTATACATTTTTTTATAATTCATATATCCTCCTCTAAATTAAATACTATTTTATTCGCTTATCTCTTTTAAATAACAACACACAACTTTAAAAACACTTAATAATAATTTATCTTTTATTGTTTTCCTATAAAGTGAAGATTGTTTAAGAATATTTGATAAAACAGAATAGGAAATTTTATCTTTTTCTAATTTGTTTCTAATTTTATACTCTTTTAACAAAATGTCTACAAACTCATCAAATAAGTAAACCTTATATCTATTTATTTTATAGTAGTCTGCAACAAACTCAAGTAATGATATTACAAGAGTTTCATAAGAATCATCATCATTAAGATCTAATAAATCAGCAACTATTGGAATTATTTTTTCAAACACTAATCTTCTAGTTGGTTTATTATTTTCACCAAATATTTTTTTTATCTCTTCAATAGACCATTTTGGAGCATTTGCAAATAAATCAAAAAAATATTTCTCGTTTTTATTAGTTTCAATACAATATTTTTTTCCTTTATAATCTTTAAATACCCTTAATGTATCATAGTAACCCATTTTTAAATTATTTCTCATAGTTTCTTTTTTAAATTCAAGAATTTTACCAGTATTACCTGACGGTATTATATACGTTATATCTAAATCTTTATTTTTAACAGGCTGTACTATTCCTATAGCTTGGAGCCTAACAGCAATTATTTTTTTATACCCTTTTTTTGCTATCAAACCAATAGGTAAATTATCATAAAAGCCACCATCTATATATGTTTTATTTTCAATTTTATCAACTTTAAAAATAGGAAGATTTGCTGATGCTACAATATAATCGTGTAATTTACCATATGGAATTTCTTCTTTAAATACTTCTTTTCCTTTAAGTTCGGAAAGAGAAAATGTAACAATCCCATAATCCATCTGCGCTTTTCTAAGCTTATCTTCATCAATATACTTTTTTAATATTTTTTTTAAAGGCGTTATATTCAAACCACCATACTTAGCTGTTTTATGAAGATATCTCATTATTTTTTTAAAATCATCTGATTTAACATCAAAATCAAAATCAATTAACTTACTAAGTATCTCTCGATCACCTTCGATTCCAAAATCCGGCTCCATATTATACCAAATATCATAAACTTCATCATACAAACCAAGAGTAATAAAAGCTCCATTAATAGCACCAATAGAGGTTCCACTTATAGCACCAATGTCTATATTAAGTTCCCTTAGCGCTCTCCAAACACCAATTTGATAAGATCCCTTAGCTCCTCCACCTTCTAAAACTAATCCATACATATAATTCACCTTCTCTATTAAATTATACTACAAATAAAGAATTTCTAAACAATATATTTATCATATTTTTTATTAATACTTACATATACTTAAAAAAATATACACTTCTCTATGTACTATAGCCATTGCTCTCGCAAAGAGCTTTTCAAGCTCTCTTTTTGCGAGGCGAGAGCTTCGCTCTCTATGAAAAAAAGAAGAAAATCAAAATTTATCAAGCAAGCTTGATATTTTGATTTCCCTCTTTTTTTCGCACTGGCTAATTGTTTTCGACAATGCCAAACATTAATTCACCTTTGCATGCTACTTTTCCATCTACATACGCTATTGCTTGGCCTTTTCCTATTCCTCGTCTCATCGCTTCTAATTTTACTTCCATTCTCAGAGTATCTCCCGGTATCACTTGTTTTTTAAATCTCACTTTGTCTATTCCGGCAAATACAGCAAGTTTTCCTTTATTTTCTTCAAGACTCATAAGTGCTACTGCACCAACTTGAGCTAATGCTTCTACTATTAATACGCCTGGCATAATTGGATTTCCTGGGAAATGACCTTGGAAAAATGGTTCATTAAATGTAACATTCTTAATTCCAACAGCTTTTACTCCTACTTCTAATTCTAAAATTTTATCAACTAATAAAAACGGATATCTATGCGGAAGTATTTTTTGAATTTCTATAGAATTTAACATGCACCTCTCCTTTGTTATCTACTACTAATATCAGATGTTAATATATTTTAATTATATTATTTTGATAATAAAAGTCAAGAAAAAAAAGAACCCATAGGTTCTATCCTTTAATGTCAATACTTTTGACTTTATCTTCATCATCTTTATTAGTATTTTCAATATTTTTGTTTAGTGATTTATATATCATATCAGAAATTCCAAATCCACCCGATTTAGATATAACTTTTGATAATTCTTCATCATACATCGATTCAAACATACTTCTAGCATTACTTTTTTCAATAAAACCATCTTTATTTTCAGATGAACCTCTCATTGATTTAAACATCATATTAATAAAAATAGATTCAAAATCCTCAGCAACTTTTTTTAATTCACTTTTATCCTTTGATTTTTTTGCTCTTTCAAGCATATCCTTAAAAGCGTCATCAGTAGCTTTTTCTGCATTTGCTTTTGCAGAATCAATACTAGAATTCATACTAACATTATTTCCTATTTTCATTAATAACACCTCTTTTCATAGAAATTCACTTACTTATCGTCTTAAATTGTTAGCAAGTTCTAACATTTTGTCTGCTGTTTGAATAGTTTTCGAGTTTATTTCATATGCTCTTTGTGCCGTTATCATATTAATCATCTCATCCACTACTTGAACATTTGAAGTTTCTAAAAATCCTTGCCAAACTTCTCCTGTATCTTCTGTTTCATTTGAAATAGGATTTCCCGATACAGCCGTACTAGCATATAAATTGCTACCTATTGACTCTAATCCAGAAGGATTAAAAAATTTATCTGTTTTAAGCGTAGTTACTTCTTCTTCGTTATCCGAACCATTTCTTTTTACTGAAATTTTTCCTGATTTATCAATTATTATCTTGTCGACATCTGTGCCTAAATTAATATCTCCATCTAATCCTTGAACTTTATAGCCTTCGTTCGTTACTAAATATGAATTACCATCTATCAAACTTATTTTAAAAGAACCATCTTTTGTAAATCTTGTTTTACCCTTTTCATCAACAATTTCAAAAAAACCATCGCCATTAATTGCTACATCTGTATCACCATTAGTATTTTGAAGTGTTCCAGGTACAAAACTTCTAGTAGTTGCAGAAGTCATTACACCTTGACCTATTTGAACTATAACCGGTCTTCCATCAGTATCAACTTTTTGTTCTTGTAAAATATTCTCATATAATAAATCTTTAAATTCCACTCTTTGTTTCTTAAAGCCAGTAGTATTTACGTTTGCTAAATTATTTGCTATAGTATCTATTTTAAGTTGTAATCCTTTCATGCCTGATGCAGCAGCATTTAATGCTCTCATACCCTCATCTCCCATCAAATTCATTCATTTTATCTATTTATCTAAATCTTTCCAAGATCATTTACTGCTTTATTTAAAGTATCATCATACGCTTTCATAAGTTTTTGTCCAGATTCATATTTTCTATATAAAGATAAAAGCTCTATACTTTCAGTAACTGCATTAGAATTTGATTGCTCAAGCATACCTTGAATAAGAGTGCCTTTAAATTCCGTTTTCTTTCCTAACATATTTTTTTTAGTTTCATATACAGTTGAGCCTACTCTAAGTAAATCGCTATATTCAGAAAAGTTGGTAGTTTTTATTTTATCAATAATTTTTCCATTACTAATTATTTCTCCAAACTCATTAATTTCAACATTTTCCGAATCAAGTTTAATATCTCCTTTAGTTCCTTGAACTTTAAATCCACTATTAGTTACTAGTTCATGAGCTTCATTTAGTAAGAATCTACCATCTCGTACATAATAATTAGTGTCACCATTCTTTACTTCCATAAACCCTCTTCCACTTAGAGCAATATCAAGTTTCCTCTCAGTTGTTTTAAGTTCACCTTGATTAAAATCAGTGATTGATCTATCAGCTCTTACACCAGCATTTAAAGTTCCTACTACATTCGGAGCAACCATTTTAATTAAGTTACTTATTTTTTTACCATCAACTAAAACATCACCTTTTTCATTTATGTCAAGTTTTCCAGTGCCAATAAATATATCCTTACCATCATTACCAATAGCTCTATTACCTCTAGTAAGGTCTTTAGATTTATCAACATTTAAGTAATACGTACTTAAAAATCCATCTTTATCAACTGAAAACCTAGCAGATTTATTATTAGAAATACCTTCTTCATTTTTTACTCTAAAATATCCCCATTTAGTATCAAGTAAATAATTATCACCATACTTAGAAACATTTATTTTATCAAAACCACCTTCTGAAGGTACGTTTGAACCATTAAATTTAGATATTAGGACATCATTAAAAGATTCAGCTAATACTTCAGATTTCTTAAAACTTATTGTTTCAATATTAGCAATATTATTACTAATTTCATCTATTTTCTTTTGGTTTACCAAAGCACTAGTTCCAGATAAATACAAACCTCTTAACATAATAACCTCCACAATCTAAATATCATAAATATTATCGGCTAAAGTTCTATAATACTTTAAACATTTTTAAATTACTCGATGTTTAGCTTTAGCTAAACGAGTTTTCTTTAAGAATTTGACCCTAAAATAGAAAAAATTGTGAAATTCAAACAACGTGCCTCATGCCGATAAACATCGAAGCCTAATTTGAACTCTACAATTTCCCTTGAATCAAGAACTTGACCCTAAAAACAGAAAAAATTATGAAATTCAAACGGAGCGCCTTATACCAAAAAATCACAACATAGTTTGAACTTCATAATTCTCTTTTAATCAAGAACTTGACCCTAAAACAGAAAAAATTGTGAAATTCAAATGGAGCGCCTTATGCCAAAGGCATCGAAGCGTAATTTGAACTTCACAATTTTCATTAGTAGCGTATACTTTTTTTAGATGACATACTTCTCTCAAGAACATCTAAATGTTCAAGAGACAATCCAGTTCCTTTTGCAACACATGAAACTGCATCTTCAGCTATATAAGTTGGAATACCGGTTCTTTTTTCAAGTAATTTATTAAGACCATGTAAAAGTGATCCTCCACCTGTCATTACAATTCCTCTCGAACTAATGTCCGATGCAAGTTCTGGTGGTGTCTTTTCAAGCACTGCATGTACTGCATCACTTATCGAATTAACTGGTTCTCTTAAAGCTTCAAGCATTTCTTCGCTTGTTACGGTTATATTTTTAGGAAGACCTGTAATTAAATCTCTTCCTCTACAATCCATTTTAATAGGTTTCGCTCTTGGCGATGCAGTTCCAATATTAATTTTAAGTTCTTCAGCTGTTCTTTCACCAACCAATAAATTATGTGCTTTTCTCATATATTTAATAATAAATTCATCAAATTTATCTCCAGCAACTTTAATTGATTTACTAACAACAATACCACCGAGTGAAATTACTGCTATATCAGCAGTACCACCACCGATATCAATTATCATATTTCCATCAGGTTTTGTTATATCAAGTCCAGCTCCAATTGCAGCTGCAATTGGCTCTTCAATTATAAAAGTTTTTCCGCCACCAGCTTCTGAAGTTGCATCATAAACAGCTCTTTCTTCGACCTGAGTTACTCCACTAGGCACACAAACTATTATTTTGGGCTTAAAAAACATACTTTTTCCGCACGTTTTTTTTATAAAATATCTAAGCATTCTTTCGGTAATCTTATAGTCAGATATTACACCATCTTTAAGTGGTCTAATAGCAACGATGTTACCAGGAGTTCTTCCTAACATTCTTCTAGCTTCTGATCCAACTGCTAAAACAGTATCAGTATTTCTATCGATTGCCACAACAGAAGGTTCTTGAAGAACTATTCCTTTTCCTTTTATATAAACTAAAACACTCGCTGTGCCTAAGTCAATTCCAATTTCCGTTCCAAACCCGAACATAAAATCCACCTTCCACCTACTAAATTATTTTTTTAACTCTAGTTATATTTACTCCAATACCGGTTAATTTATTTTCAATATCATAATATCCTCTATCAATATGATATGTATCTACAATTTCAGTACTACCTTCTGAAATTAAACCTGCAATAATAAGCGCAGCTCCAGCTCTCAAATCCGTAGCTTTTACTTTTGCACCTTCTAAATTTGATTTGCCTTGAACAACTGCACTATGACCTTCTATTTTAATATTAGCTCCCATTCTAGAAAGTTCAGCAACGTGCATAAATCTATTTTCAAAAACAGTTTCCATAACAACACTAACTCCATTCGATTTTGTAAGCATTGCCATAAATTGAGCTTGTAAATCTGTAGGAAATCCTGGATATGGAAGTGTAGTTATATCAACTGATTTAATATTTCCATCAGAAATAACTCTAATATTATCTTCCTCTTCTGCAATATCTATACCACATTCTTTTAATTTTGCAATTATTGGTTTTAAATGACTTGGAACAACATTTTCTATTAATACATTTCCACCAGCAGCAGCTACAGCAATCATATATGTACCAGCTTCTATTCTATCTGGTATAGGAGCATGATTTGCACCTAATAGTTTTTTAACTCCAAGAATTCTAATGGTATCAGTTCCTGCACCCTTTACATTTGCTCCAATTTTATTTAAGAAATTTGCTAAATCTATTATCTCTGGTTCTTCAGCTGCATTTTCTATGATAGTTGTTCCTTCTGCAAGAACAGCGGCCATCATAATATTTTCAGTAGCACCCACACTCGGAAAATCAAGATATATTGAAGCTCCTATTAATTTTTCAGCTCTAGCTTCAACAAATCCGTGACCAAATTCGATCTTAGCACCAAGCGCTGTAAATCCTTTTAAATGTAAGTCAATCGGCCTCGCTCCAATTGCGCATCCACCTGGCATGGGAATCTTTGCAACACCAGTTCTAGCCAAAAGTGGTCCAAGAACATAAAAAGATGCTCTCATTTTTTGAACTAAATCATAAGGAGCTTCATTCGATTTGATTTCTGGAGTATATATAGTCATTTCTCCATTTGTTACTTGGCTTACCTCAGCTCCAAGTGACCTTAGAACATCACTCATTACAACAACATCTTTTAGAAGTGGAATATCTTCTAAATAACATTTTTCTTCAGCTAACAACGTAGCTGCAAGTATTGGTAAAATAGCATTTTTCGCTCCACTAACTCTAATAGTACCTTCCAAAGGTCCACTATTTTTTACAATAATCTTAGCCAACTCTGGGCCTCCTTAAAAATTGATTCTATATTTAATAAATTAATTTTATGTTAATGTAAGACCATAGTCCCACCATATTATATTATATATTAAATACAAAAAAACTTCTACCACCATAAGGTTTTTTTTTGATTACAATCGCGATAAAAAAGAGCAGTGCGATAATAAAAAGAAACATAAATGCAAGTTTACTTGCGATTTTATGTCTCTTTTTATTATCATAGGGCAAAATGCCCGTGACAAAGCTAAAGCGTAGCTTTTGCTGGTCGCACTGCTATTACCCTTTCATTCGATTGATTACTTTTTTTCTTTACATCTCTTTTTACTCATAGGGCAAAATGCCCGTGACAAAGCTAAAACGTAGCTTTTGCTGGTCGTCGGACATCACTCTTTATAAATGAATATTTCTTTTAATAATAAAAGATCTATAAAAACTTTAGCATTTACGCTAAGTTTTTATAGATCTTAATTCATTATATATCTATACCTGTAATCCTCAATCTATTCATAGCTCTATTTAGTGAAGTTCGAGCTCTAACTACATCAACTTCATGATCATCGCTATCAAGTCTATTTCTATTTCTATCAAGAGCTTCTTTAGCTCTTTCAACATCTATTTCGTGAGCCCATTCTGCTGCATCTGTAACTATTGTTGTTTGCTCATCAGTAACCGTCATAAATCCACCCGCACACGCAGCTTCAACAAACTTACCATCAACATTTTTAATTCTAATAGGTCCAATCGCTACTGGAGAAACAACTGGTTCGTGATCTTTAAGAATTCCCATATCTCCTTCAGAAACTCTTATAATGACCATTTCTACATCTCCATCAAAAAAACTTCTGCTTGGAGTTACAATTTTTAATTTAAAATTTCCAGCCATAAACTTATCCTCCTAAATATTTTATATAATATTCTTCGCATTCGTAAAGCACTATAACTCTACAAATCTATAAGTTTTTAGCCTTTTCAATAACTTCATCAATAGAACCCGCGAAAAAGAATGCTTGCTCTGGAAGATCATCATGTTTTCCTTCAAGAATTTCTTTAAATCCTCTAACCGTTTCTTTCAAAGGAACATATTTTCCTGACATACCTGTAAACTGCTCCGCAACAAAGAAAGGTTGAGATAAGAATCTTTCAACTTTTCTAGCTCTATTAACAACTAATTTATCTTCATCTGATAATTCATCCATACCAAGAATTGCTATAATATCCTGAAGTTCCTTATATCTTTGAAGAATTTCCTGAACTTTTCTAGCTACGCTATAATGCTCATTTCCTACAACATCCGGTGTAAGAATTCTTGAAACAGAATCAAGAGGATCTACAGCAGGATAAATACCTTTTTCAGAAATTTTTCTTGAAAGAACAGTAGTTGCATCAAGATGTGAAAATGTAGTTGCTGGAGCCGGGTCAGTTAAGTCGTCTGCAGGAACATATACAGCTTGCACAGAAGTTATAGAACCTCTATTAGTTGATGTAATTCTCTCTTGAAGCGCACCCATGTCAGTTGCAAGTGTCGGTTGATAACCAACTGCTGAAGGCATACGACCAAGTAACGCTGAAACTTCAGAACCAGCTTGAGTAAATCTAAATATATTATCAATGAAAAGTAAAACATCTTTACCTTCTTGATCTCTAAAATATTCAGCCATAGTAAGTCCAGTTAAACCAACTCTCATTCTTGCTCCTGGTGGTTCATTCATCTGACCAAATACTAATGTAGTTTTATCAATAACTCCTGATTCAACCATTTCATTATATAAATCATTACCTTCTCTTGTTCTCTCTCCAACACCAGCGAAAACTGATTGTCCACCGTGTTCTTTTGCGATGTTATTGATTAACTCTTGAATAAGTACTGTTTTTCCAACACCAGCACCACCAAAAAGTCCAATTTTACCACCTTTTGTATAGGGTGCAATTAAGTCAACAACCTTAATACCCGTTTCTAGAATTTCTGTAGATGTTTCTTGATCTTCAAACTTAGGCGGATCTCTATGAATAGGCCATTTCTCACCTTCGGTAATTTGACCTTTATTATCAATTGTTTCACCTAAAACATTTATAAGTCTTCCTACAGTACCTGGACCAACAGGAACACTAATTGGGTTGCCTGTATTAATTACCTCAACACCTCTAATAAGACCATCAGTTGATGACATTGCAATACATCTAACTGTATCATTACCAATATGTTGAGCTACTTCTGCAGTCAGTTTAATATCATTGTATTCAACTCTGACAGCATCATATATTTTGGGCAAATGTTCAGATTCAAATCGAACATCTAAAACTGGTCCAATAATCTGAACTATCTTACCTTTACTAGGCTCCATCTATTATCCACTCCCTTTTGTCTTCTTAAATTACATTTATTTTAACGCTTCTGCACCACCAACAATTTCAGATATTTCTTGAGTTATAGAACTTTGTCTAGCTTGGTTATAAGTTAAAGTAAGTTCTGAAATCATATCATCTGCATTGTCCGTAGCACTTTCCATTGCAACTCTTCTCGCCGCTTGCTCAGATGCTGAAGATTCAACCATTCCGCCATAAATTGTACTTTCGATATATTTTGGAATAATAAATTCTAAAACAAATTCAGCTGAAGGTTCATAAGTAATAAATTCATAATCCTCCAAATTTTCTTCCTTTACATCAACTTCAGTACTTTTATCAACTTCAACTGGTAATAATTTCAACATAACTGGTTCTTGAGAAATTGTACTTTTAAAAGATGTATATATGAATTTTATTTCATCAATTTTTTCTTCAGAATACAATTTCAACGCATTTCTTGCGATATCCTGAGCATGTGAAAAAGTAGGACTTTCAGAAATATAAGTATAATTTTTAAATACTTTATAATCTCTTTTTTCAAAAAAGTCTGTAGCTTTTTTCCCTATGGTAATAAGTAATGCTGAATCTTTATTGCTAATTTCATTAGCAAGGAGCTTCATAGCATTTGCATTATAACCACCACATAGTCCTCTATCTGCAGTAACAATAATATATAAAGAATTCTTAACTTCTCTATTATTAATATATTCATGCTTAAAACTAGTTTCATTTCTAATTATATCTTGAACAGCATTCATTACGACTTCAAAATATGGTTTAGTCATATCCATTCTATTCTTGTTTCTTCTGAGTTTAGCAGTTGATACGAGTTCCATAGCTTTGGTAATTTGTTTCGTGCTGTTAACGCTTTTTATTTTACGTTTAATGTCACGAGTACCCATTCCCGCCATTATATTCCCTCCTATGCATATGATTATTTAGTCCATATCTTTAATAAATATATCCTTAAATTCAACAATTGCTTCATCTAATTTATTTTTAGTTGCTTCTTCAATAACACCTTTTTCTTTTATACTATTTCCAATAGTTTTATGTTGATCACTCATATAAGCTAAAAATTCTTTTTCAAATTTCTTGATTTTATCAACAGGAATATCCATTAGATGTTTGTTAATAATAGTATAAATAATCATAACTTGGTCTTCAACTTTCATAGTATCATTTTGACCCTGTTTAAGCATCTCCATAAGTCTCTCGCCATGATCAAGTGCAGCTTTCGTTTCTTTGTCTAAATCAGATCCAAATTGAGCAAATGCAGCAAGTTCTCTGTACTGTGCAAGTTCGAG includes:
- the atpG gene encoding ATP synthase F1 subunit gamma, with protein sequence MAGMGTRDIKRKIKSVNSTKQITKAMELVSTAKLRRNKNRMDMTKPYFEVVMNAVQDIIRNETSFKHEYINNREVKNSLYIIVTADRGLCGGYNANAMKLLANEISNKDSALLITIGKKATDFFEKRDYKVFKNYTYISESPTFSHAQDIARNALKLYSEEKIDEIKFIYTSFKSTISQEPVMLKLLPVEVDKSTEVDVKEENLEDYEFITYEPSAEFVLEFIIPKYIESTIYGGMVESSASEQAARRVAMESATDNADDMISELTLTYNQARQSSITQEISEIVGGAEALK
- the atpC gene encoding ATP synthase F1 subunit epsilon codes for the protein MAGNFKLKIVTPSRSFFDGDVEMVIIRVSEGDMGILKDHEPVVSPVAIGPIRIKNVDGKFVEAACAGGFMTVTDEQTTIVTDAAEWAHEIDVERAKEALDRNRNRLDSDDHEVDVVRARTSLNRAMNRLRITGIDI
- the atpD gene encoding F0F1 ATP synthase subunit beta, coding for MEPSKGKIVQIIGPVLDVRFESEHLPKIYDAVRVEYNDIKLTAEVAQHIGNDTVRCIAMSSTDGLIRGVEVINTGNPISVPVGPGTVGRLINVLGETIDNKGQITEGEKWPIHRDPPKFEDQETSTEILETGIKVVDLIAPYTKGGKIGLFGGAGVGKTVLIQELINNIAKEHGGQSVFAGVGERTREGNDLYNEMVESGVIDKTTLVFGQMNEPPGARMRVGLTGLTMAEYFRDQEGKDVLLFIDNIFRFTQAGSEVSALLGRMPSAVGYQPTLATDMGALQERITSTNRGSITSVQAVYVPADDLTDPAPATTFSHLDATTVLSRKISEKGIYPAVDPLDSVSRILTPDVVGNEHYSVARKVQEILQRYKELQDIIAILGMDELSDEDKLVVNRARKVERFLSQPFFVAEQFTGMSGKYVPLKETVRGFKEILEGKHDDLPEQAFFFAGSIDEVIEKAKNL